From a single Pelmatolapia mariae isolate MD_Pm_ZW linkage group LG20, Pm_UMD_F_2, whole genome shotgun sequence genomic region:
- the LOC134618096 gene encoding UDP-glucuronosyltransferase 2B4-like — MGLYPALAFFLLFSATLTSSCDGGKVLVFPVDGSHWLNMKVLVEALHSQGHQVTVLRSSTSWYISEFSPYYTSITIIQEESQPVESQDFMSSFLKRSVEINKNAGSLWAFFELYWNMFTFLLQNQEVVAKFTSTIFENTTLIGDLNKTGYDLFLTDPTFPGGVLLAHYLQLPLVFNVRWLFSGEAHLAVAPSPVSYVPICFSHNSDKMDFFQRIRNMIHYIMVLYRDYYVSRPPYQALCDRYFGNNVNVMSLTQKADLWLMRVDFTFEFPRPTMPNVIYVGGFHSKPSKPLPSEFEEFVQSSGEHGVIVMTLGTLLSDLGSELTESFASAFASLPQKVVWRHVGKRPATLGNNTMLVEWLPQNDLLGHPKTKVFVTHGGTNGLYEAIYHGVPVLGIPLIFDQHDNVVHLKARGVAEMLDVTKLNADSLTSALKNILDPEKPYKKNMLKLSQLHHDQPMKPLDTAVFWMEYVMRHKGAAHLRTESYNLPWYAYHCLDVMAVLVAFVLLISISIWVSCKCLFTCVMKSKKSKCE, encoded by the coding sequence ATGGGGTTATATCCAGCCTTGGCTTTCTTCCTGTTGTTTTCAGCAACTCTGACTTCCTCATGTGATGGTGGAAAAGTGCTAGTGTTTCCAGTAGATGGAAGCCACTGGCTTAACATGAAAGTCCTTGTGGAGGCTCTTCATTCTCAAGGTCATCAAGTCACTGTGCTACGTTCATCCACCAGCTGGTATATTTCTGAATTCTCACCTTATTACACCTCCATCACAATCATCCAGGAAGAGTCCCAGCCAGTTGAGAGTCAAGACTTCATGAGCTCTTTTTTGAAGAGGTCAGTGGAAATTAACAAGAATGCCGGCTCACTCTGGGCATTTTTTGAGTTATATTGGAATATGTTTACCTTTTTGCTACAAAACCAGGAAGTTGTGGCAAAATTTACTTCCACCATCTTTGAGAATACGACACTGATTGGGGACCTAAACAAAACTGGATATGATCTTTTTCTGACCGATCCTACATTTCCAGGTGGTGTGCTGTTAGCACATTACCTCCAGCTGCCTTTGGTTTTCAATGTGCGCTGGCTTTTTAGTGGAGAGGCACACCTTGCCGTCGCTCCTTCTCCAGTGTCCTACGTCCCTATATGCTTCTCCCATAACTCTGACAAAATGGATTTTTTTCAAAGAATCAGAAATATGATCCATTACATCATGGTTCTTTACAGGGACTACTATGTCTCCAGACCACCATACCAGGCCTTATGTGATCGCTATTTTGGAAATAATGTTAATGTCATGTCTCTAACCCAAAAGGCTGACCTCTGGCTCATGCGGGTTGACTTTACATTTGAGTTCCCTCGTCCCACCATGCCCAATGTTATCTACGTCGGTGGCTTCCATAGTAAGCCTTCAAAGCCTCTCCCATCAGAGTTTGAGGAATTCGTCCAGAGTTCTGGTGAACATGGGGTGATCGTCATGACATTGGGGACTCTGCTGAGTGACCTTGGTTCTGAATTAACGGAGAGTTTTGCCTCGGCATTTGCTAGCCTCCCTCAGAAGGTTGTGTGGAGACATGTTGGAAAAAGACCAGCCACTCTGGGAAACAACACTATGCTGGTTGAATGGCTGCCTCAGAATGATCTACTAGGCCACCCTAAAACCAAGGTTTTTGTCACACATGGGGGCACCAACGGCCTGTACGAAGCCATCTACCATGGTGTGCCAGTTCTGGGCATTCCTCTCATTTTTGACCAGCATGACAACGTGGTGCATTTGAAGGCCCGGGGAGTGGCTGAAATGCTTGATGTGACAAAATTGAACGCTGATTCTCTGACAAGTGCTCTGAAGAATATTTTGGACCCAGAAAAGCCCTACAAAAAGAATATGCTCAAATTGTCACAGCTTCATCATGATCAGCCCATGAAGCCTCTTGATACTGCTGTTTTCTGGATGGAATATGTCATGAGGCACAAGGGTGCAGCACATCTGCGCACTGAGTCATACAACCTGCCATGGTATGCCTATCATTGTCTAGATGTGATGGCAGTCCTTGTAGCATTTGTTTTGTTAATCAGTATATCCATTTGGGTTTCCTGTAAATGTCTATTTACATGTGTCATGAAGTCCAAGAAGTCCAAGTGTGAATAG